Within the Candidatus Binatia bacterium genome, the region TGGCCCCCGCGATCTTCGTCTGCACGACGACCAGCTGCCCGACGTGCTGCCCTGCGTCCACCGCCGCGATCTTCGGTGGCGACGGCACGAGCCCGAGCGGATCGAGCCGATCCGCGCCGGTCTGAGCGGCACAAGCCCCCAGGAGGGAGAAGAAGAAGAGCGCCGCCCGGGCGGCGCTACTCGTAATGGAAGGTCGTTTCATAATCAGTCGTCTCGGCCTGCCCGAATCCTTGCCGGAAGCCCGCAATGTTCGACGGGCGTACCGGCCCATCGAGCCTCTCGGCGTGAATCAGGTATACGTCCGGCGGCAAGCCGTCGATCCTATACGTCCCGTCGGGCCGGGTGTAGCCCGAAGCTACCACCCTACCCTGAATCTTGGTCGCCACGACGTGCGCGAGGAAGACGTTCATCCCCTCGAGCGAAATCGTCCCCACCAGAGCACCGCGACCGGCCGGAAAAGAGCCCTCCGGGTAGAGCATCCCAGCACCGATCGCGTCATCGGTCTCGAGCGTCCGTTGATGAACGTCACCGCGGTCCGTGAAGGGCGCCATCGTCGCGCGCACGAGGCCCGTATGATCGAGCCCGATTAGATGGCCGACCTCGTGCGTCAGCACGGACTCCGCGTCGTAGGCGCCCGCGAACGCATCGAAACGCGTACTGAAGTCGACCGCACGGTTGAGCACGATGTCCGCGTCGGTGATGCGGCCGTCGGCGTTGCTCGTGATGAACGTCGCGCCGAGGACGGCACTCCCGAGCGACGAGGCGTCGGCGAACGTGATGAGGTTGCGGTTGTCGGAGGCATCCCGATTGCGGCGATCCATCTCGCCCCGGAACGAAAACGCGATCGCGCTCTCGTCGACGGATTCCCAACGCGCAAACGCGCCGGCGACGACGTCTGCGAACTCCCGCTTCCCAGCGATTCGGCCGTCGACTTCGTTCGTCACGAACCAGGGAATCCGCGAATCGAAAAACCGTGACGGCTCCCAACGCCGCGCGATGCCCTGCCCTCCCTCGACCAGCAGGAACGCGTAGGCGGCGGCGGCGGTCGGCAGGGCCACCACGGCCGCAACGGCGAACGCAAGTGGAAAACGGACCGACTTCACCGGGGCCGCTCCGCCAGGCGTCGAACCCGGGTCATCACATCGGTGACGGGACGAAGCCCGCCGCTCTCGAAGCCCGCGCCCATGTAGGGCGCGACGCGAACGACGCTCGCGCCGGGCGACGCCGTGACGACGGGAAGATAGCCGAGCGCCATCCCCACGACCCGCAGATGTCCCCCGGGCGCCCGCTCGAGGAAGAGCAACGCCTCGTCTCCTATCTCCGAGAGCGGTGCGCCGGGAACGACGACGGCGGTACCGTCGAGCTCGCCGCCGAACTGACGGACCTCGATCACCTTGGGGGCCTCGCCCTTCGCGACTTCGACGACGTCAAAGCGAGCCACCGACTCGATTCCGCCGTCCTCCGTGCGCGTCGCCGTGCGATCGAGGCAACGCCCCCGCACGACCACCTCCGACGCGGCGGTCATCTGGTCGAGGGACATCGGCGCAAGAGTCAGCGCCCACGCCACCACCGGCATCGACAGCAGGAGAACGGACACTAGACACGCTCGTTTCATCATGTGATCTCCAACCCACCTGTGAAGATGGTGTAGCGCCCGAAGCGAACCACGAGGATTGAGTACAGCCCCCGCTCCGCGTGCTCGGGTACGGTCACGCGCAGAACGGCCGCCGGCTGCGGGTCCACGCCACCGCCCTGCGTCGCCGCAAACCGGATGAGTTCCACCGGCACGTCGATCCCGACGATCATGAAGTGCGCTCCCCAGAGGATGCCGGGGCCCATCACTCCGATGTCGATCGTCTCGCCACGCGAAACGGTCGTACCGGTCGTCCGCAGGATGATCCGGCCCTCCGCATCGGCTGTGCCGACCGCCAGAACGTTGAAGTCCTCTTCCCCCTGGCGCGGCACTGCGATGTCCGCGATCGCTACTTCATCGGCACGCACGACGACCGGCGTACAGCCGCTGCCGACCAGGGCGACCAAACCCATCAACCCCACGGCGGCAACGCCGTTCGCAGTTCCCCGCACCCTGCCGTTATATCGCGGGGCGGCGTGGAGGGAAGCGTCGTGCGGACAAGTTGACGGCCCACAGAGGCGCCGGTAGGACCGCATCCATGCGTTCTCACGGACCAGCCTCACGACTGGCCGCGATCGCCCTGGCAACGGTGACGTTTGCCTGCAGCGGAGATCTCACCCAAGAAGAGGCGCGGCTCGCCGCCGAGAAGGCCCAAACCGGCCTCCAGCCGCTCGACGCCGGCGCGCTGTCCCAAGAGGTGTCGGAAGGCACGGTGAAGAGGGCCCAGGAACAGCTCACGGCGCTGAAGGAGTACATGGGACCGATCAACGGGAAGCTCGACCAGGTGACCCTCAACGCGCTCGAAGCCTTTCAGCGGGCACAGGACATCGTGGCCGACGGCCGGTTCAACCAAAAGACCCTCGACGCGCTGAACGCGGCAACGAAGAGCTAGACTCGGCTAGATTCCCTGGCGGGTGAGGAGAGCCTTCACGGTTTCCACCATGATCCGGATGTCGAGCAGCAATGAGTAGTTGTGGATGTAGGCCAGGTCGTACTTCAGCTTGTACACCGCCGACGTGTCGTACTCCCCGCGCACCTGCGCGAGCCCCGAGAGACCCGGCTTCACCAACCAGCGTTCGGCGTAGCCGGGGATCTCGCGCACGAGCCCTTCGACGAACTCGGGCCGCTCGGGCCGCGGGCCGATCAGACTCATCGTTCCGTTCAACACGTTCAAGAGCTGCGGGATCTCATCGATCCGCGTGGCGCGAAGGAAACGCCCGGCCGCCGTCACGCGCGCGTCGCCGTGATACGCGAGAACCGGGCCGGTCTCTTCCTCGGCGCCGTCGCGCATCGTCCGCAGCTTGTACATCATGAACTCGCTGCCGGCCTGCCCCACACGCCGCTGCCGATAGAAGATCGGCCCGGGTGACGTCAGACGAATCGCGAGCGCCGCGACAGCACAAACCGGCGCCGCGAACAGGATCAGCGCCGTGGCGAGGACGTAGTCGAGCCCGGTCTTGATCGTGAAGGCGAGTTCCTCGCGAGGATCGCGTGCGACCTCGATCAGCGGAACGTCGTCGATCGAGAGAGACGCGAGGCGACCGATCAGCAGCTCGTGAACCGACGGCACGACCGCGACCCTCGGCGGCAAGGCCACGTCGGTCGCGCGCAATACACGATCGAGAAGACCCTCTCGGCCGGATTCCGACGGAACGAGGATCACCTGATCCACGCGCCCTTCGTCGGTGATCTGACCGAGGTCACGCGTTCCGCCGAGCCACGTCAGATCAGAGTTCGGAACGGGCTCGCCCGCACCGCCGAACCCTTCCACGCGAATCGCGCCGACGACTTCGATCGCGTGGCCCATCGAACTCGCTTCGTGAAGCACGACGCCCAACTCGGCAACCTCTTTCGGTTGGCCCACGAGCGCCACGCGCAGAATCCGACGGCCCTCTCGCAGGACGCGCCGAATGCCGAACCGCGACGCGACGACGAA harbors:
- a CDS encoding matrixin family metalloprotease, whose amino-acid sequence is MKSVRFPLAFAVAAVVALPTAAAAYAFLLVEGGQGIARRWEPSRFFDSRIPWFVTNEVDGRIAGKREFADVVAGAFARWESVDESAIAFSFRGEMDRRNRDASDNRNLITFADASSLGSAVLGATFITSNADGRITDADIVLNRAVDFSTRFDAFAGAYDAESVLTHEVGHLIGLDHTGLVRATMAPFTDRGDVHQRTLETDDAIGAGMLYPEGSFPAGRGALVGTISLEGMNVFLAHVVATKIQGRVVASGYTRPDGTYRIDGLPPDVYLIHAERLDGPVRPSNIAGFRQGFGQAETTDYETTFHYE
- a CDS encoding peptidoglycan-binding domain-containing protein, which produces MRSHGPASRLAAIALATVTFACSGDLTQEEARLAAEKAQTGLQPLDAGALSQEVSEGTVKRAQEQLTALKEYMGPINGKLDQVTLNALEAFQRAQDIVADGRFNQKTLDALNAATKS
- a CDS encoding sugar transferase, yielding MSRTTTGSALANAGTPGDSAVRSGWRHSIEQRALLLLLFADAMAVLLAYSSAFLVRIWVPLPLTAHLLPPQLVDGPHSALGVALVTQFPLLYFFGLYDMSLLRRELSLLVAPLLALVTQLLVIAGWYFFRGDDVSFPRSVLVIFTLVNFGFVVASRFGIRRVLREGRRILRVALVGQPKEVAELGVVLHEASSMGHAIEVVGAIRVEGFGGAGEPVPNSDLTWLGGTRDLGQITDEGRVDQVILVPSESGREGLLDRVLRATDVALPPRVAVVPSVHELLIGRLASLSIDDVPLIEVARDPREELAFTIKTGLDYVLATALILFAAPVCAVAALAIRLTSPGPIFYRQRRVGQAGSEFMMYKLRTMRDGAEEETGPVLAYHGDARVTAAGRFLRATRIDEIPQLLNVLNGTMSLIGPRPERPEFVEGLVREIPGYAERWLVKPGLSGLAQVRGEYDTSAVYKLKYDLAYIHNYSLLLDIRIMVETVKALLTRQGI